One Pseudoclavibacter endophyticus DNA segment encodes these proteins:
- the menD gene encoding 2-succinyl-5-enolpyruvyl-6-hydroxy-3-cyclohexene-1-carboxylic-acid synthase: MNDAGRVREFATTAQPPAATSPAEAPAEQTATSASASQSQSPGRSQPADERTAPSTAFAARLLGEAVRLGMRDLVLCPGSRSQALALVAAELEARGRLRLHVRHDERSAAFFALGLARETARGVAVVTTSGTAVANLHPAMLEAFHAGVPLVAITADRPPELVGVGANQATVQPGVFGPLVPFVDVPAPGGLDASDDDRRARELAVSITDTRGALHVNVAFRDPLSSALPDLDAVLGEAPPARRERATVRENERVRTIDPADGVPTLVVAGDLAGPDAERVAHEAGLPLVAEVSSGSRFGRNLVIAYRELLGHASPSPELRDLVGRVLVFGHPTLSREVPALVARDDVEAIVVGPTGGEPYGPPARVAERVDRIEIARNETPRSTDVRAHRGELVDPRAWLRAWVRASHELVAAASSDPPAPDLNAVVSSAHAERSRFARGELAVARQSVTRELLVDAVWRATWPHDRLVLGASRLVRVLDGRATGKPLRVHANRGLAGIDGTIATALGVAAASQSDFAPSAAGVTRVLLGDLAFLHDAGSLLAGQGGEPAPRMQIIVGNDGGGTIFDGLEVGNSAGRAALERVLYTPHAADLRAIATAYGWHHIRAATRAELEAALTSHEHERIVVEVPLPR; encoded by the coding sequence TTGAACGACGCCGGCCGGGTACGGGAGTTCGCCACGACTGCGCAGCCGCCGGCGGCGACGTCACCGGCCGAGGCCCCAGCCGAACAGACGGCAACGTCCGCGTCCGCGTCTCAGTCTCAGTCCCCGGGCCGGTCCCAGCCCGCGGATGAGCGAACGGCACCGTCGACGGCGTTCGCCGCCCGGCTGCTCGGCGAGGCCGTGCGGCTCGGCATGCGCGATCTCGTGCTCTGCCCAGGCTCGCGGTCGCAGGCGCTGGCGCTCGTCGCGGCCGAGCTCGAGGCGCGGGGCCGGCTACGGCTGCACGTCCGGCATGACGAGCGGTCGGCGGCGTTCTTCGCCCTGGGGCTCGCGCGCGAGACGGCACGCGGCGTCGCGGTGGTCACCACCTCGGGGACGGCCGTCGCGAATCTGCATCCCGCGATGCTCGAGGCCTTCCACGCCGGGGTGCCGCTCGTGGCGATAACGGCCGACCGCCCGCCCGAGCTCGTCGGCGTCGGTGCCAACCAGGCGACCGTGCAACCGGGGGTGTTCGGTCCGCTCGTGCCGTTCGTCGACGTCCCCGCCCCCGGCGGCTTGGATGCGTCCGACGACGACAGGCGCGCTCGCGAGCTGGCCGTCTCGATTACCGACACCCGCGGCGCCCTCCACGTGAACGTCGCATTCCGCGATCCGCTCAGTTCGGCGCTGCCGGACCTCGACGCGGTGCTGGGTGAGGCGCCGCCTGCGCGACGGGAGCGGGCGACGGTGCGGGAGAACGAACGTGTTCGCACCATCGACCCCGCCGACGGCGTGCCCACACTGGTGGTCGCGGGCGATCTGGCCGGGCCCGACGCCGAACGCGTCGCGCACGAGGCAGGACTGCCCCTCGTCGCCGAGGTGTCGAGCGGGTCGCGTTTCGGGCGGAACCTCGTGATCGCCTACCGTGAGTTGCTCGGCCACGCCTCTCCGTCACCCGAGCTCCGCGATCTCGTGGGCCGCGTGCTCGTGTTCGGACACCCGACCCTCAGCCGCGAAGTGCCTGCGCTCGTGGCTCGCGACGACGTCGAGGCGATCGTCGTGGGGCCGACCGGTGGCGAGCCTTACGGCCCCCCGGCGCGGGTCGCCGAGAGGGTCGACCGCATCGAGATCGCCCGGAACGAGACCCCGCGAAGCACTGACGTGCGGGCGCACCGCGGTGAACTCGTCGACCCGCGCGCATGGCTGCGCGCGTGGGTGCGGGCGAGTCACGAACTCGTCGCCGCCGCAAGCTCGGATCCTCCGGCTCCCGACCTCAATGCGGTCGTCTCGAGCGCCCACGCCGAGCGCAGCCGCTTCGCTCGCGGCGAGCTCGCGGTGGCCCGCCAATCGGTGACGCGTGAACTGCTCGTCGACGCGGTGTGGCGCGCCACCTGGCCTCACGACCGGTTGGTGCTCGGCGCCTCGCGCCTCGTGCGCGTGCTCGACGGTCGCGCAACCGGGAAACCGCTGCGCGTGCACGCCAACCGCGGCCTCGCGGGCATCGACGGCACCATCGCGACGGCCCTCGGCGTCGCGGCTGCGAGCCAGTCCGACTTCGCGCCGTCCGCCGCTGGCGTGACACGCGTGCTGCTGGGCGACCTCGCGTTCCTGCACGATGCGGGTTCGCTGCTCGCCGGGCAGGGAGGTGAACCCGCCCCGCGGATGCAGATCATCGTGGGCAACGACGGCGGAGGAACGATCTTCGACGGCCTCGAAGTCGGGAACTCGGCCGGTCGCGCGGCACTGGAGCGCGTGCTGTACACACCGCACGCGGCGGACCTCCGCGCGATCGCGACCGCCTACGGCTGGCACCACATACGTGCCGCGACCCGCGCCGAGCTCGAGGCTGCGCTGACGAGCCACGAGCACGAGCGGATTGTCGTGGAAGTGCCGCTGCCGCGCTGA
- a CDS encoding polyprenyl synthetase family protein, producing the protein MTRVKPQSAPRRPSPGFVSPPGEPGGLGPGEERLREVLDAGLERVESQLAADVKFADDFADVTTTYLLNAGGKRMRPMLTLLAAQFGEQPDHDDVFTAASAVELTHLASLYHDDVMDEADLRRGVTAAHLNWTNSVAILAGDLLFARSSRLFARLGQRAIELQSSTFERLVLGQLRETIGPRDDHDPVDHYIQVLADKTGALIASAAQFGVLASRGPEAYVDALEAYGERVGVAFQIADDVIDLSPYAEDTGKRAGTDLRAGVETLPVLLLAKRAETDAASADLLDRIRTRVAGTEPASDDPEIAAIVEELREHPVTAQTRDEAQRWAALALDALAPVKAGVVKHALERFAEDVVARDR; encoded by the coding sequence ATGACCCGCGTGAAGCCCCAATCGGCACCGCGTCGCCCCTCGCCCGGCTTCGTGTCGCCGCCGGGCGAGCCCGGCGGGCTGGGTCCTGGCGAAGAACGTCTTCGTGAGGTCCTGGATGCCGGGCTCGAGCGCGTCGAGTCGCAGCTCGCCGCCGACGTGAAGTTCGCCGATGACTTCGCCGACGTCACGACGACCTACCTGCTCAATGCGGGAGGGAAGCGGATGCGGCCGATGTTGACGCTACTCGCGGCCCAGTTCGGCGAGCAGCCGGACCACGACGACGTCTTCACGGCCGCGTCGGCGGTCGAGCTCACGCACCTCGCGAGTCTCTACCACGACGATGTTATGGACGAGGCCGACCTGCGACGCGGCGTGACGGCGGCGCACCTCAACTGGACGAACTCGGTGGCGATCCTCGCAGGTGATCTGCTGTTCGCGAGATCGAGCCGGCTTTTCGCGAGGCTCGGGCAGCGGGCGATCGAGCTGCAGTCGAGCACGTTCGAGCGCCTCGTCCTGGGGCAGCTGCGCGAGACCATCGGCCCGCGGGACGACCACGACCCCGTCGACCACTACATCCAGGTGCTCGCCGACAAGACCGGGGCGCTCATCGCCTCTGCGGCGCAGTTCGGCGTGCTCGCGTCGCGGGGCCCAGAAGCGTACGTGGATGCGCTCGAGGCGTATGGCGAGCGCGTCGGCGTCGCCTTCCAGATCGCCGACGACGTCATCGATCTCTCGCCGTACGCGGAGGACACCGGGAAGCGGGCCGGAACCGACCTGCGGGCGGGCGTCGAGACACTTCCCGTGCTGCTGCTCGCGAAGCGGGCCGAAACCGACGCTGCCTCGGCCGACCTGCTCGATCGAATCCGAACCAGGGTCGCCGGCACGGAACCGGCCTCGGACGACCCCGAGATCGCCGCGATCGTCGAGGAACTGCGCGAACACCCCGTCACGGCGCAGACGCGCGACGAGGCGCAGCGCTGGGCCGCCCTCGCCCTCGACGCGCTCGCTCCGGTCAAGGCGGGCGTCGTCAAGCACGCCCTCGAGCGATTCGCCGAAGACGTCGTCGCGCGCGATCGATGA
- a CDS encoding PPK2 family polyphosphate kinase produces MTSIQLADHLRVTDDFRLEDIDPASTPGFDGGKRAGNALAHAEDDVVTELQERMFAQARVGGDAPSLLLVLQGMDTAGKGGILRHVIGSVDPQGVQIASFKAPTEEERRHDFLWRIERRLPESGMIGVFDRSHYEDVLIQRVRQFAPPEEIERRYGAIVDFERELVAAGTAVIKVMLHISKDEQADRLARRLARPDKHWKYEPGDIDERMLWDDYQAAYELALRRTSIDEAPWYCVPANRKWYARLAVKELLLGALRELDPQWPEAGYDVDVERRRLAESR; encoded by the coding sequence ATGACCAGCATCCAGCTCGCTGACCACCTTCGCGTGACCGACGATTTCCGGCTCGAGGACATCGACCCCGCATCGACCCCCGGATTCGACGGCGGCAAGCGTGCGGGCAATGCGCTCGCCCACGCCGAAGACGACGTGGTCACCGAACTGCAGGAACGCATGTTCGCGCAGGCGCGCGTCGGTGGTGACGCCCCGTCGCTGCTGCTGGTGCTGCAGGGCATGGACACCGCGGGCAAGGGCGGCATCCTGCGCCACGTGATCGGCAGCGTCGATCCGCAGGGCGTGCAGATCGCGTCGTTCAAGGCGCCGACCGAGGAAGAGCGGCGACACGACTTCCTTTGGCGCATCGAGCGCCGCCTGCCGGAGTCAGGAATGATCGGCGTGTTCGACCGCTCACACTACGAGGACGTCCTGATCCAGCGAGTGCGCCAGTTCGCGCCGCCCGAAGAGATCGAGCGGCGCTACGGCGCGATCGTCGACTTCGAGCGCGAGCTCGTCGCGGCGGGCACCGCCGTCATCAAGGTCATGCTGCACATCTCGAAGGACGAGCAGGCCGACCGCCTCGCGAGGCGGCTCGCTCGCCCGGACAAGCACTGGAAGTACGAACCGGGCGACATCGACGAACGGATGCTGTGGGACGACTATCAGGCGGCCTACGAGCTCGCGCTGCGGCGCACGTCGATCGACGAGGCGCCCTGGTACTGCGTGCCGGCGAATCGGAAGTGGTACGCGCGCCTCGCGGTCAAGGAGCTTCTGCTCGGCGCGCTGCGGGAGCTCGACCCGCAGTGGCCGGAGGCCGGCTACGACGTCGACGTGGAGCGCCGACGGCTCGCCGAGAGCCGATAG
- a CDS encoding PLDc N-terminal domain-containing protein gives MSRLLIAAVVIAVVITVYAVIDCAMTDTKRTRALSKPIWLLVILVVPLVGPVLWILFGKGLLLRPVETVPSAPDDDMAFLTSLGSDSAHDERIRQLEEELRALDDQLVTGEELRDQGTTGVAPSADGANDSESSPGAPHANADQGAHDSNSSSAAESDDDDDRPGGGLSRA, from the coding sequence ATGTCACGCCTCCTCATCGCCGCCGTCGTCATCGCAGTGGTCATCACCGTCTACGCGGTGATCGACTGCGCCATGACCGACACAAAGCGCACCCGGGCGCTCTCGAAGCCCATCTGGCTGCTGGTGATCCTCGTCGTGCCCCTCGTCGGACCGGTGCTCTGGATCCTCTTCGGGAAGGGCCTGCTGCTGCGGCCCGTCGAGACCGTCCCATCGGCGCCGGACGACGACATGGCGTTCCTGACGTCGCTCGGAAGCGACTCGGCCCACGACGAGCGCATTCGCCAGCTGGAGGAAGAGCTTCGCGCCCTTGACGACCAGCTTGTGACGGGAGAGGAGCTCCGCGACCAAGGGACGACCGGCGTAGCGCCGTCGGCCGATGGCGCTAACGACAGCGAGTCGTCGCCCGGAGCTCCCCACGCCAACGCTGATCAGGGCGCTCACGACTCGAACTCCAGCTCGGCCGCAGAGTCAGACGACGACGACGATCGGCCCGGTGGCGGCTTGTCCCGTGCCTGA
- the ubiE gene encoding bifunctional demethylmenaquinone methyltransferase/2-methoxy-6-polyprenyl-1,4-benzoquinol methylase UbiE: protein MTTPDLQKRPEQVSSMFDRVSKHYDRTNDILTAGIAPYWRSQTRHAVRARPGDRVLDIAAGTGTMSKQFADAGADVVALDFSQGMIDEGRRRHGDDPRIDFVQGDAMALPFDDASFDAVTISFGLRNVQKPQTAIDEMLRVLRPGGRAVICEFSTVTSAPVRAFYTAYMKGIMPAVVRAVSSDADAYAYLNESIEAWPPQPVLAGWLRTAGFERVKYRNLSFGMVALHKGFTPLDESSDETDQ from the coding sequence GTGACCACTCCCGACCTGCAGAAGCGTCCCGAGCAGGTGTCGAGCATGTTCGATCGCGTATCGAAGCACTACGACCGCACGAACGACATCCTCACCGCCGGCATCGCGCCGTACTGGCGGTCGCAGACGCGTCACGCCGTGCGCGCGCGCCCGGGCGATCGGGTGCTCGACATTGCTGCGGGCACCGGCACGATGTCGAAGCAGTTCGCCGACGCCGGTGCCGACGTGGTGGCACTCGACTTCTCGCAGGGCATGATCGACGAGGGCAGGCGCCGCCACGGAGACGACCCGAGGATCGACTTCGTCCAGGGCGATGCCATGGCGCTGCCATTCGACGATGCCTCGTTCGACGCCGTCACGATCAGCTTCGGCCTTCGCAACGTGCAGAAGCCGCAGACCGCTATCGATGAGATGCTGCGCGTGCTGCGGCCGGGCGGGCGCGCCGTGATCTGCGAGTTCTCGACCGTGACGAGCGCGCCCGTTCGCGCCTTCTACACCGCCTATATGAAGGGCATCATGCCGGCGGTCGTCCGGGCGGTGTCGAGTGACGCCGACGCCTACGCGTATCTCAATGAGAGCATCGAGGCCTGGCCGCCCCAGCCCGTGCTCGCGGGCTGGCTCCGCACCGCCGGGTTCGAGCGCGTGAAGTACCGCAACCTCAGCTTCGGCATGGTCGCGCTGCACAAGGGGTTCACGCCCCTCGACGAATCGTCCGACGAGACCGACCAGTGA
- a CDS encoding DUF4229 domain-containing protein, translated as MDSKRAWVGYAVIRVLAFVVPFTLVMVAYPAWSFNWVAGVVAGTIIGVGVSYLFLRRHRLRMGADLAAIRERRDQRMQLDREEDSVLDAEEEPVETGQGRSETGQDQSSDVAGDAGEPDGPVDPKDPRSPDTPGDPDASDDR; from the coding sequence ATGGATTCGAAACGCGCCTGGGTCGGCTACGCCGTGATTCGCGTGCTCGCGTTCGTCGTTCCGTTCACGCTCGTGATGGTCGCTTACCCTGCGTGGTCGTTCAACTGGGTCGCGGGCGTCGTCGCCGGCACCATCATCGGGGTGGGAGTTTCGTATCTTTTCCTGCGACGTCACCGCCTCCGCATGGGCGCCGACCTCGCCGCCATACGGGAACGCCGCGACCAGCGGATGCAGCTGGATCGCGAGGAGGACTCGGTGCTCGACGCGGAGGAAGAGCCCGTCGAGACGGGTCAGGGCCGTTCCGAGACGGGTCAGGATCAATCGAGCGATGTCGCGGGCGACGCGGGCGAACCCGACGGCCCGGTCGATCCAAAGGACCCGAGAAGCCCAGACACCCCGGGCGACCCAGACGCTTCAGATGACCGGTGA
- a CDS encoding isochorismate synthase codes for MPVLPRLRTRTVVAEDPGNLILHTDPWHPVVWLRRGEGLAASGTAWEGRFRGSSRVPDAGVAWSELVAAAEIDDDVQVPGSGLVGFAAFAFDDHSRAASVLRVPRTVVGRRDGACFVTTITADGAEPSRPTLGAQAPLGVDARTRFREGAMTASAHTHAITHAVDLIREGVLTKVVIARDLDGRLAAGADRRHVLTRLADSYSDCWTYAVDGLVGASPEMLVRVLGGQVSARVLAGTTRRGRTPQEDASLEHDLRRNPKDRIEHRLAIDSAIAQLASLDDHDEPETGLTVSPEPFALALPNVWHLASDIRGALPQGRTVLDLVHALHPTAAVGGTPTGVAVETIRRLERYDRRRYAGPVGWLDWRGDGEFAVALRGAEIDDDGRVTAFAGGGIVADSNPMEEFAETELKFRPITQALGDDTERDAPPRLGPR; via the coding sequence ATGCCCGTGCTGCCCCGTCTCCGCACCCGCACGGTGGTGGCCGAAGACCCGGGCAACCTGATCCTGCACACCGACCCCTGGCATCCGGTCGTGTGGCTTCGGAGGGGCGAGGGGCTCGCCGCGTCGGGGACCGCCTGGGAGGGCCGGTTCCGCGGATCGTCGCGCGTTCCGGATGCCGGAGTCGCGTGGAGCGAGCTCGTCGCGGCTGCCGAGATCGACGACGACGTGCAGGTTCCCGGCTCAGGTCTCGTCGGGTTCGCGGCATTCGCGTTCGACGACCATTCACGCGCCGCGAGCGTGCTGCGGGTGCCGAGGACCGTGGTGGGGCGTCGTGACGGGGCCTGCTTCGTGACGACGATCACGGCCGACGGCGCCGAGCCCTCCCGGCCGACGCTCGGTGCACAGGCACCGCTGGGGGTGGATGCTCGCACGCGCTTTCGCGAGGGCGCCATGACGGCCTCGGCGCACACGCACGCCATCACGCACGCGGTCGACCTGATCCGCGAGGGCGTGCTCACGAAGGTGGTGATCGCGCGCGATCTCGACGGTCGGCTCGCCGCCGGCGCCGACCGTCGGCACGTGCTCACGCGGCTCGCCGATTCGTACAGCGACTGCTGGACCTACGCCGTCGACGGCCTGGTCGGCGCAAGCCCCGAGATGCTCGTGCGGGTCCTCGGCGGCCAGGTCTCGGCACGCGTGCTCGCCGGTACGACGCGACGAGGCCGAACGCCGCAGGAGGACGCGTCACTCGAGCACGACCTTCGCCGCAATCCCAAGGACCGCATCGAACACCGGCTCGCGATCGACAGCGCGATCGCGCAGCTCGCGAGCCTGGACGACCACGACGAGCCGGAGACGGGCCTCACCGTGAGTCCGGAGCCATTTGCGCTCGCCCTACCGAACGTGTGGCACCTCGCGAGCGACATCCGCGGCGCACTGCCGCAGGGGCGCACCGTGCTCGACCTCGTGCACGCCCTTCACCCGACGGCGGCCGTCGGGGGAACCCCGACCGGTGTCGCGGTCGAGACGATCAGGCGTCTCGAGCGCTATGACCGGCGTCGGTACGCGGGACCGGTCGGTTGGCTCGATTGGCGCGGCGACGGCGAGTTCGCGGTCGCGCTGCGCGGGGCCGAGATCGATGACGACGGGCGCGTCACGGCGTTCGCGGGCGGGGGCATCGTCGCCGATTCGAACCCTATGGAGGAGTTCGCCGAGACGGAGCTGAAGTTCCGGCCGATCACGCAGGCCCTCGGCGACGACACGGAGCGGGACGCCCCGCCTCGACTCGGCCCGAGATGA
- a CDS encoding M23 family metallopeptidase gives MRTGRGGRSREPLSRRIPRARTIATLLLVAALLTPVGVVMMVPLLMGTALGAGPGACRPAGVSAADVHHHQMTGARGGDRMVVHSTSGEAVPLDPAQLANAAAMVTAVRERGASDRAALVMLMTGLQESRLRNLANPGAVPESMNFPHDGVGDDHDSIGVLQQRPSMSWGTVAELMDPGYAARAFLGGPDGPNAGTPPGLLDLDAWEHDDPGVAAQRVQASAFPDAYEQWLGAAIEVLDRVGDAPGHCPRPATSGDGAYPLSEPAPITDGVGPRPCRVGGPGGCASSTWHPALDFGAACGVPVVAARPGTVTAASDYWVSVTTDDGTVISYLHMFASDVTVALGDVVEAGARLGAVGNAGPSTGCHLDFRVNTIATTDPDVGSLPHVGDASVAPGFVDPVAYMALYGVDLLTGETA, from the coding sequence GTGAGGACGGGACGGGGCGGGCGCTCGCGCGAACCGCTGTCGCGCCGCATCCCTCGCGCCCGCACGATCGCCACGTTGCTGCTCGTGGCGGCGCTGCTCACGCCGGTGGGGGTCGTGATGATGGTGCCACTGCTCATGGGAACGGCGCTGGGGGCGGGGCCTGGGGCCTGCCGCCCGGCCGGCGTTTCGGCCGCAGACGTGCATCACCACCAGATGACCGGCGCCCGTGGTGGCGACCGAATGGTCGTTCACTCGACCTCCGGCGAGGCCGTGCCGCTCGATCCAGCTCAGCTCGCGAACGCTGCGGCCATGGTCACCGCCGTCCGTGAACGGGGCGCGAGCGATCGCGCGGCGCTGGTGATGCTGATGACGGGGCTGCAGGAGTCGAGGCTCCGAAATCTCGCGAACCCCGGCGCCGTTCCCGAGTCGATGAACTTCCCGCACGACGGCGTCGGGGACGATCACGATTCCATCGGCGTGCTCCAGCAACGGCCCTCGATGTCGTGGGGAACGGTGGCCGAACTCATGGACCCGGGGTACGCCGCCCGCGCCTTTCTCGGTGGTCCGGACGGCCCGAACGCAGGCACGCCGCCAGGGTTGCTCGACCTCGACGCCTGGGAGCACGACGACCCCGGGGTCGCCGCACAGCGCGTGCAAGCCTCGGCGTTCCCCGACGCCTACGAGCAGTGGCTCGGCGCGGCCATCGAGGTGCTCGACCGTGTCGGCGACGCCCCCGGTCACTGCCCGCGGCCGGCGACATCCGGCGACGGTGCCTACCCGCTCAGCGAACCCGCGCCGATCACCGACGGCGTGGGGCCGAGGCCGTGCCGGGTCGGCGGGCCGGGGGGCTGCGCATCGTCGACCTGGCACCCGGCGCTCGACTTCGGCGCCGCGTGCGGCGTGCCCGTCGTCGCCGCCAGGCCCGGCACCGTCACGGCGGCCTCGGACTATTGGGTATCCGTGACGACCGACGACGGCACCGTGATCAGCTACCTGCACATGTTCGCGAGCGATGTGACCGTCGCCCTCGGTGACGTCGTGGAGGCAGGTGCGCGACTCGGCGCCGTCGGCAACGCCGGGCCGTCGACGGGCTGCCACCTCGACTTCCGGGTGAACACGATCGCCACGACCGACCCCGACGTGGGCTCGCTGCCGCATGTCGGCGACGCCAGCGTCGCCCCCGGTTTCGTCGACCCGGTCGCGTACATGGCCCTGTACGGTGTCGACCTGCTCACCGGTGAGACCGCATGA
- a CDS encoding ATP-binding protein: protein MMPQAVMLRDHLMWTKSGVVWATWRLGGLPYGYAGAEAKKLVRAQHRALLQGMSGEALLVSVCAPESAATTAERLLGGAADRSEWRSEVELVHRELLREPSIERTYWLAVPLAGGDLRTRLRAAAAVAETEVRDALALPRRTPPAVLVDEAERAAGRVVDAIPTAFAPRPASPSEVAWLIDRACRRGLPPEPDDVRPAPTEPAGRFVAPTVLTDALLDEGAVTDLDSPPLVRNPFARRFLKVHGARSDDASYQVLLALTSGPKGGWAVPGGEWLAAIDRADVPVDWAVRLSISSGNEVRRRNRSAELSLRDQVEQQDAQSDELLVGQGAQLGEVAASLRDYAAALSRSEDEVEVQATTVLAIGGTSAVEAMQRASAVRQRFRLSEFRFDPPLGGQRQLWWAMQPGIPAQPLVRELAQLTTGGEFASAVPLVATELGDETGLQLGVNLTTGRRSPVLLDPAATIQADRSASIGIVAELGAGKSYALKKIAGDCVDRGARVVIIDRTEAREYATFATSLLPRDTAVVDLSDPAWSIDPLRLFGPDVGARYVRSLFASLLGVRPRDELGVELARLLEPEAARARGLRSLGDLRRELGRETGEAARRILGLVDLIAGTDLGRVLFDGGLPTLDLRARAIIPLTAGLALPTAQELDRQHLFAELPLEKLVGRAMYAFLTGIARQIAFTSRDLTLFCADECHHITTSPEGQAYVLDFLRDGRKHNAMALLASHDPHDFGDVRARGLIPVRMVMRHTDPVLAERALEWLDRGLERDPELVRELTEQTAPAGVDGVVDHARRGEAFLRDARQRIGKIRVVPPQRPERRAALGTTPITAGRRE, encoded by the coding sequence TGTGGACGAAGTCGGGGGTGGTCTGGGCCACGTGGCGGCTCGGCGGCCTGCCGTACGGGTATGCCGGCGCTGAGGCGAAGAAGCTCGTCCGCGCCCAGCATCGTGCCCTCCTGCAGGGCATGTCGGGTGAGGCGCTGCTGGTGAGCGTGTGCGCGCCGGAGAGTGCGGCGACGACCGCGGAGCGTCTGCTCGGCGGCGCCGCTGACCGCTCGGAGTGGCGCAGCGAAGTCGAGCTTGTGCACCGTGAGCTGCTGCGGGAGCCCAGCATCGAACGCACCTATTGGCTCGCGGTGCCGCTTGCGGGCGGCGACCTTCGTACGCGCCTGCGGGCGGCGGCTGCGGTGGCCGAGACCGAGGTGCGAGACGCGCTCGCGTTACCGAGGCGCACGCCGCCGGCCGTACTGGTCGACGAGGCCGAGCGTGCGGCCGGTCGAGTGGTCGACGCGATTCCCACAGCGTTCGCGCCTCGCCCCGCCTCGCCGAGCGAGGTCGCGTGGCTCATCGATCGTGCCTGTCGGCGTGGGCTCCCGCCGGAGCCCGACGACGTTCGGCCGGCGCCGACCGAACCGGCCGGACGATTCGTGGCACCGACCGTCCTCACCGACGCCCTGCTCGACGAGGGCGCCGTGACCGACCTCGACTCGCCCCCGCTCGTGCGCAATCCGTTCGCGCGCCGGTTCCTCAAGGTGCACGGTGCCCGCAGCGACGACGCCTCCTACCAGGTACTCCTCGCGCTCACGAGCGGCCCGAAAGGCGGCTGGGCAGTGCCCGGCGGGGAGTGGCTCGCAGCGATCGACCGCGCCGACGTGCCGGTCGACTGGGCCGTCCGCCTCTCGATCTCGTCCGGCAACGAAGTTCGGCGCCGCAATCGCTCGGCCGAGCTTTCGCTTCGCGACCAGGTCGAGCAGCAGGACGCGCAGTCGGACGAACTGCTCGTCGGACAGGGTGCGCAGCTCGGCGAGGTGGCGGCCTCGCTCCGCGACTACGCCGCCGCGCTCAGCCGCTCCGAGGATGAGGTGGAGGTGCAGGCGACCACCGTGTTGGCGATCGGTGGGACGAGCGCCGTCGAGGCGATGCAACGTGCATCCGCCGTGCGGCAGCGGTTTCGCCTCTCCGAGTTCCGCTTCGACCCGCCCCTGGGCGGTCAACGGCAACTCTGGTGGGCCATGCAGCCCGGCATCCCCGCCCAACCGCTCGTCCGAGAACTCGCGCAACTCACGACGGGAGGGGAGTTCGCGTCGGCCGTGCCGCTCGTCGCGACGGAGCTCGGCGACGAAACCGGACTGCAGCTCGGCGTCAACCTCACGACGGGGCGACGCTCACCGGTCCTGCTCGACCCCGCGGCCACGATCCAGGCCGACCGCAGCGCGAGCATCGGCATCGTGGCCGAGCTCGGCGCCGGTAAGTCCTACGCACTCAAGAAGATCGCCGGCGATTGCGTCGATCGGGGCGCCCGCGTCGTGATCATCGACCGTACCGAGGCTCGGGAGTACGCGACATTCGCGACCTCGCTGCTGCCGCGTGACACGGCCGTCGTGGACCTCTCCGACCCGGCGTGGTCCATCGACCCGCTGCGGCTCTTCGGCCCGGACGTCGGCGCACGGTACGTCCGATCACTGTTCGCTTCGCTCCTCGGCGTTCGCCCGCGGGACGAGCTCGGAGTCGAACTCGCGCGGCTTCTCGAGCCGGAAGCCGCACGGGCGCGAGGCCTACGCAGCCTCGGCGACCTCCGCCGTGAACTCGGTCGCGAGACCGGGGAAGCGGCACGGCGCATCCTGGGGCTCGTCGATCTCATCGCGGGCACTGACCTCGGCCGCGTGCTCTTCGACGGCGGCCTGCCCACGCTCGACTTGCGGGCGCGCGCGATCATTCCGCTCACGGCGGGCCTCGCGCTCCCGACGGCGCAGGAGCTCGATCGACAGCACCTCTTCGCAGAACTTCCGCTCGAGAAGCTTGTCGGCCGGGCCATGTACGCGTTCCTCACGGGCATCGCCCGACAGATCGCGTTCACGAGCCGCGATCTCACGCTGTTCTGCGCGGACGAATGTCACCACATCACCACCTCACCGGAGGGGCAGGCCTACGTGCTGGACTTTCTTCGCGACGGACGCAAGCACAACGCCATGGCACTCCTGGCCTCCCACGATCCCCACGACTTCGGCGACGTGCGCGCTCGCGGTCTCATCCCGGTGCGAATGGTCATGCGGCACACTGACCCGGTGCTCGCGGAGCGCGCCCTCGAGTGGCTCGACCGCGGGCTTGAGCGCGATCCCGAACTGGTGCGAGAGCTCACCGAACAGACCGCGCCGGCCGGCGTCGACGGCGTCGTCGACCACGCTCGCCGCGGTGAAGCGTTCCTCCGCGACGCGAGGCAGCGCATCGGCAAGATCAGAGTCGTTCCGCCGCAGCGGCCCGAGCGGCGCGCCGCGCTCGGAACGACCCCCATAACTGCGGGGCGCCGGGAATGA